In Hamadaea flava, a genomic segment contains:
- a CDS encoding ribonucleotide-diphosphate reductase subunit beta produces the protein MLLDPGLDLTLRPMRYPDFYERYRAAIRNTWTVEEVDLGSDLPDLETFTPEERHLINRLVAFFATGDTIVANNLVLNLYQHINAPEARLYLSRQLFEEAVHVQFYLTLLDTYLPDEAERAKAFAAVENIPSIARKAQFCFTWIDSVFDVQRLETVEDRRKFLLNLICFAACIEGLFFYGAFAYVYWLRSRGLLDGLAAGTNWVFRDESMHMDFAFAVVDTVRAEEPGLFDEELGKTVTRMLEDAVDAELQFADDLCGAGLPGMTTADMREYLQYVADQRLARLGLPARFGSRNPFPFMALQDVQELANFFERRVTAYQVAVEGTVSLDEDF, from the coding sequence ACGGTGGAGGAGGTCGACCTCGGCTCGGACCTGCCCGATCTGGAGACCTTCACGCCGGAGGAGCGGCACCTGATCAACCGCCTCGTGGCGTTCTTCGCCACCGGGGACACGATCGTGGCCAACAACCTGGTGCTCAACCTCTACCAGCACATCAACGCGCCGGAGGCCCGGCTCTACCTGTCCCGCCAGCTGTTCGAGGAGGCCGTGCACGTCCAGTTCTACCTGACGCTGCTCGACACGTACCTCCCGGACGAGGCCGAGCGGGCCAAGGCGTTCGCCGCGGTGGAGAACATCCCGTCGATCGCCCGCAAGGCCCAGTTCTGCTTCACCTGGATCGACTCGGTCTTCGACGTGCAGCGCCTGGAGACCGTCGAGGACCGGCGCAAGTTCCTGCTCAACCTGATCTGCTTCGCCGCCTGCATCGAGGGCCTGTTCTTCTACGGCGCCTTCGCGTACGTCTACTGGCTGCGGTCGCGCGGGTTGCTGGACGGGCTGGCCGCCGGGACGAACTGGGTGTTCCGCGACGAGTCCATGCACATGGACTTCGCGTTCGCCGTCGTCGACACGGTTCGCGCGGAGGAGCCCGGCCTCTTCGACGAGGAGCTGGGCAAGACGGTCACCCGGATGCTGGAGGACGCGGTCGACGCCGAGCTCCAGTTCGCCGACGACCTCTGCGGCGCCGGGCTGCCCGGCATGACCACCGCGGACATGCGCGAGTACCTCCAGTACGTCGCGGACCAGCGGCTGGCCCGGCTCGGCCTGCCGGCCCGGTTCGGCTCGCGCAACCCGTTCCCGTTCATGGCCCTGCAGGACGTCCAGGAACTCGCCAACTTCTTCGAGCGGCGGGTCACGGCGTACCAGGTCGCGGTGGAGGGGACCGTCTCGCTCGACGAGGACTTCTAG
- a CDS encoding M23 family metallopeptidase, translated as MRISRLARGAVALAIVAAGVLAIQSPAAAAPSFQLPFPCGQTWTGDSNDSSAHVSWEIDFNRGSTAYADENDTVLASAAGTVDVATNQGSINGYGNLIVIDHGGGYYSYYAHLTTMAVVIGQSVLRGQVIGGVGNTSKPGNGISPHLHYEVRYPDRSQSHIIKSVFNGVTFPYTRGSVTSNNCATPYDPREVCGAGYNNIDSVKLGSAGTTNLLWSSSAGQNCVVTLKFANVGSATATSAFLEPQGSTRTTDSGNFSYYAGPVKRTAPGCVKWGGSTGGSSYTSGFEHCG; from the coding sequence GTGAGAATCTCAAGGCTCGCGCGCGGCGCGGTCGCCTTGGCGATCGTGGCCGCCGGAGTGCTGGCGATCCAGTCGCCCGCCGCCGCCGCGCCGTCCTTCCAGCTGCCGTTCCCCTGCGGCCAGACCTGGACCGGCGACTCGAACGACAGCTCCGCCCACGTCTCCTGGGAGATCGACTTCAACCGCGGCTCGACCGCGTACGCGGACGAGAACGACACCGTGCTCGCCTCGGCGGCCGGCACCGTCGACGTCGCGACGAATCAGGGCAGTATCAACGGATACGGCAACCTGATCGTCATCGACCACGGCGGCGGCTACTACTCGTACTACGCCCACCTGACGACGATGGCGGTCGTGATCGGACAGTCGGTGTTGCGCGGCCAGGTCATCGGCGGCGTCGGCAACACGTCCAAGCCGGGCAACGGCATCTCGCCGCACCTGCACTACGAGGTCCGGTACCCGGACCGGTCGCAGTCGCACATCATCAAGTCCGTGTTCAACGGCGTGACCTTCCCGTACACCCGGGGCTCGGTCACCTCGAACAACTGCGCCACCCCGTACGACCCGCGCGAGGTCTGCGGCGCGGGCTACAACAACATCGACTCGGTGAAGCTCGGCAGCGCGGGCACCACCAACCTGCTGTGGAGCAGCTCGGCCGGGCAGAACTGCGTGGTCACGCTCAAGTTCGCCAACGTCGGGTCGGCCACGGCGACGAGCGCCTTCCTGGAGCCGCAGGGTTCGACGAGAACCACGGACTCCGGCAACTTCAGCTACTACGCCGGGCCGGTGAAGCGGACCGCCCCGGGATGCGTGAAGTGGGGCGGCAGCACCGGCGGCTCGAGCTACACCAGCGGCTTCGAGCACTGCGGCTGA
- a CDS encoding golvesin C-terminal-like domain-containing protein → MSVPTSPNPFDSAVSRRAMMRGAVLLGAGAALGGVELLSATPALAVTTPTIASCATWGARAASSTLTQISTNPDKILIHHTATANSTDYTQAHAYSLAKTIQNYHMDSNGWSDTGQHFTVSRGGYIMEGRHYSLSHLTSGSGMVVGAHCPGQNDKAIGIENEGTYTSVTPTTALYSNLVQLCAYICSKYGIAPTKIYGHRDYYATECPGDAFYAMLPQLRTDVAAALGSTPAFTVTVDNTSSSFRASANWGTSTYSTQRYGTDYRYADPVAASDAAYYSATLPSAGNYKIETYYPANTGYNATTPYVVFSSSGNQTVTVNQQANGGKWNTVGTFAFAAGAQDVVAVSRWTSGTGYVIADAIRITQV, encoded by the coding sequence ATGTCGGTCCCCACCTCACCGAATCCCTTCGATTCGGCCGTCTCCCGGCGCGCGATGATGCGCGGCGCGGTCCTGCTCGGAGCCGGTGCGGCTCTCGGCGGAGTCGAGCTGCTCTCCGCCACCCCGGCGTTGGCCGTCACCACGCCCACCATCGCCAGCTGCGCCACCTGGGGCGCCCGTGCCGCCTCGTCGACGCTGACCCAGATCAGCACCAACCCGGACAAGATCCTGATCCACCACACGGCGACGGCGAACTCGACCGACTACACGCAGGCGCACGCGTACTCGCTGGCGAAGACGATCCAGAACTACCACATGGACAGCAACGGCTGGTCCGACACCGGGCAGCACTTCACCGTCTCCCGGGGTGGCTACATCATGGAGGGCCGGCACTACAGCCTGTCCCACCTGACCTCCGGCAGCGGCATGGTCGTCGGCGCGCACTGCCCGGGGCAGAACGACAAGGCGATCGGCATCGAGAACGAGGGCACCTACACCAGCGTCACGCCGACCACCGCGCTCTACTCCAACCTGGTGCAGCTGTGCGCGTACATCTGCAGCAAGTACGGCATCGCGCCGACGAAGATCTACGGTCACCGCGACTACTACGCGACCGAATGCCCGGGTGACGCCTTCTACGCGATGCTCCCGCAGCTGCGGACCGACGTCGCGGCCGCGCTCGGCAGCACCCCGGCGTTCACCGTGACCGTCGACAACACCTCCAGCTCGTTCCGGGCCTCGGCGAACTGGGGCACCTCCACCTACTCGACCCAGCGGTACGGCACCGACTATCGGTACGCCGACCCGGTGGCGGCCAGCGACGCGGCGTACTACAGCGCCACCCTGCCGAGCGCGGGCAACTACAAGATCGAGACCTACTACCCGGCGAACACGGGCTACAACGCCACCACGCCGTACGTCGTCTTCAGCTCGTCGGGCAACCAGACGGTCACCGTGAACCAGCAGGCCAACGGCGGCAAGTGGAACACCGTGGGCACCTTCGCCTTCGCGGCGGGAGCACAGGACGTCGTCGCGGTGAGCCGGTGGACCTCGGGCACGGGCTACGTGATCGCCGACGCCATCCGCATCACCCAAGTCTGA
- a CDS encoding BTAD domain-containing putative transcriptional regulator yields MGLEFRLLGPFEVRDDDRPVPINGVKPRQLLASLLLHPDRPVSVDRLIEVLWPIDPPRSAAANIQTYISGLRTCLGDDHVVRYPPGYAVVIGPADLDVASFLRETDEAIRLRRLGYLADAQRTLESALARWRGSPLADLPPSPLWQVELDQLTERRLAALSELLDLRIRLGDPDRAVAELRGLTAEHPLREGLWALLIRALVAAGRRADALTVYAEVRHTLAEELGVGPGPELQRLHNDLLAADATPIASHPVGQQLPADAAIVLRGLAAFGDATVPAWFAGALLEDGEEQMDRLVSARLAVDAGVDALGQRRYRVPVLVRMLADAQSGDWPQPDEAGLVRVLGGLLSLAEDAGHALPHSPFGPGQSVAPRWKPPMTEVDDPVAWFVTEQDILLTAIEVAGRLNRPDFAWELALATVPWCDLAGHPEVWETGHQTALAICRRLDDQLGVAVTLRGLGQLHLYRDEYAQADAAFGRARLLFAQLGQPAGVAAALSGLGAVHRVRGELDLAVDYYSRALEAFVECAEPSGEAYARGAIGQVWLARGNLDRAQEWLESALNLAEVIGDRHRTAHLRQALGSVARREGREQDARGLLDQALAGFTTIGDIHGEAYALVELGRLEQTPAEAADRLTRALHIYQRLGDRRAEADTAERLGQLHGAAGQRELAAAYLDEARRLRAQL; encoded by the coding sequence ATGGGTCTCGAGTTCCGTCTTCTGGGCCCGTTCGAGGTGCGCGACGACGACCGGCCGGTGCCGATCAACGGCGTGAAACCCCGGCAGTTGCTGGCGAGCCTGCTCCTGCACCCCGACCGGCCGGTCTCGGTGGACCGCCTGATCGAGGTGCTCTGGCCGATCGACCCGCCGCGCTCGGCCGCGGCCAACATCCAGACCTACATCAGCGGGCTGCGGACCTGTCTCGGCGACGACCACGTCGTGCGCTACCCGCCCGGGTACGCCGTCGTCATCGGACCGGCCGACCTGGACGTGGCGAGCTTCCTCCGGGAGACCGATGAGGCGATCCGGTTGCGCCGCCTGGGTTATCTGGCCGACGCGCAGCGTACGCTCGAATCCGCGCTCGCCCGCTGGCGTGGTTCCCCGCTGGCCGACCTGCCGCCGAGTCCACTGTGGCAAGTCGAGCTGGACCAGCTGACCGAGCGCCGTCTCGCCGCTCTCTCCGAGCTGCTGGATCTGCGCATCCGCCTCGGCGACCCGGATCGGGCCGTCGCCGAGTTGCGGGGTCTGACCGCCGAACACCCGCTGCGGGAAGGTCTGTGGGCGCTACTCATCCGCGCGCTGGTCGCGGCCGGTCGGCGAGCCGACGCCCTCACCGTGTACGCCGAAGTCCGCCACACCCTCGCCGAGGAGCTGGGCGTCGGCCCGGGTCCGGAGTTGCAGCGCCTGCACAACGATCTGCTCGCCGCGGACGCCACTCCGATCGCGTCCCACCCGGTCGGCCAGCAGCTGCCCGCTGACGCCGCGATCGTGTTGCGCGGGCTGGCCGCGTTCGGCGACGCGACGGTTCCGGCCTGGTTCGCCGGGGCGCTGCTGGAGGACGGCGAGGAGCAGATGGACCGCCTCGTCTCTGCCCGGCTGGCGGTGGACGCCGGCGTCGACGCGCTCGGGCAACGGCGGTATCGCGTACCGGTGCTGGTCCGGATGCTCGCCGACGCCCAGTCCGGCGACTGGCCGCAGCCGGACGAGGCCGGGCTGGTCCGCGTCCTGGGCGGCCTGCTCAGCCTCGCCGAGGACGCCGGGCACGCGTTGCCGCACAGCCCGTTCGGTCCCGGCCAATCGGTCGCGCCCCGCTGGAAGCCGCCGATGACCGAAGTGGACGATCCGGTCGCGTGGTTCGTCACCGAGCAGGACATCCTGCTCACCGCCATCGAGGTCGCCGGTCGGCTCAACCGCCCGGACTTCGCCTGGGAACTGGCCCTGGCCACCGTCCCGTGGTGTGACCTGGCCGGGCATCCGGAGGTCTGGGAGACCGGGCACCAGACCGCGCTGGCCATCTGCCGTCGCCTCGACGATCAGCTCGGCGTCGCCGTCACCCTGCGCGGCCTCGGCCAGCTGCATCTCTACCGGGACGAGTACGCCCAGGCCGACGCCGCCTTCGGCCGGGCGAGACTGCTGTTCGCCCAGCTCGGGCAGCCCGCCGGGGTGGCCGCCGCGCTCTCCGGGCTCGGCGCGGTGCATCGCGTACGCGGGGAGCTGGATCTCGCGGTGGATTACTACAGCCGTGCGCTGGAGGCGTTCGTGGAATGCGCCGAACCCTCCGGCGAGGCGTACGCCCGCGGCGCGATCGGGCAGGTGTGGCTCGCCCGGGGCAACCTCGACCGGGCGCAGGAATGGCTGGAGAGCGCGCTGAACCTCGCCGAGGTGATCGGCGACCGGCATCGCACCGCGCATCTTCGCCAGGCGCTCGGTTCGGTGGCCCGCCGGGAGGGCCGCGAACAGGATGCCCGGGGACTGCTCGACCAGGCCCTCGCCGGGTTCACGACGATCGGCGACATCCACGGCGAGGCGTACGCCCTGGTGGAACTGGGCCGATTGGAGCAGACTCCGGCCGAGGCGGCCGACCGGCTGACCCGGGCGCTGCACATCTACCAGCGGCTCGGCGATCGGCGGGCGGAGGCGGACACGGCCGAACGGCTCGGTCAGCTGCACGGCGCCGCCGGTCAGCGGGAGCTGGCCGCCGCGTACCTCGACGAGGCGCGGCGGCTCCGCGCCCAGCTCTGA
- a CDS encoding response regulator transcription factor gives MIRVVLADDQALVRAGFRALLDVQPDVEVVGEANDGAEAVRVVRELRPDVVLMDIRMPELDGLAATRRIAGDPVLADVKVIILTTFELDEYVFTALRDGAAGFLVKDTEPADLVRAVRVVAAGEALLSPGVTRRLIAEYATRSRAPSPPTGQLDQLTEREKEVVALVGLGMSNEEIANRLVVSPLTAKTHVSRAMVKLGARDRAQLVVTAYEAGLVRPGWMD, from the coding sequence GTGATTCGCGTGGTGCTGGCCGACGACCAGGCCCTGGTACGCGCGGGTTTCCGCGCCCTGCTCGACGTGCAGCCGGACGTCGAGGTGGTGGGGGAGGCCAACGACGGAGCCGAGGCCGTACGCGTCGTCCGTGAGCTGCGGCCGGACGTGGTCCTGATGGACATCCGGATGCCGGAGCTGGACGGCCTGGCGGCGACGCGCCGGATCGCCGGCGACCCGGTGCTGGCCGACGTGAAGGTCATCATCCTGACGACGTTCGAGCTGGACGAGTACGTCTTCACGGCGTTGCGCGACGGGGCGGCCGGATTCCTGGTGAAAGACACCGAACCGGCCGACCTCGTACGCGCGGTGCGAGTGGTCGCCGCGGGTGAGGCCCTGCTGTCGCCGGGCGTCACCCGCCGGCTCATCGCCGAGTACGCCACCCGCTCCCGCGCGCCGTCCCCGCCGACCGGGCAGCTGGACCAGCTCACCGAGCGGGAGAAGGAGGTCGTCGCCCTCGTCGGGCTGGGCATGTCCAACGAGGAGATAGCGAACCGGCTGGTGGTGAGCCCGTTGACCGCGAAGACGCACGTCAGCCGGGCGATGGTGAAACTCGGCGCCCGGGATCGCGCCCAGCTCGTGGTGACGGCGTACGAGGCGGGACTGGTCCGGCCGGGATGGATGGATTGA